A stretch of the Arthrobacter stackebrandtii genome encodes the following:
- a CDS encoding DUF485 domain-containing protein, whose product MGNSAHENAAGPVDFVAEQNSEEFQKLKKSHRSFVLPVAAGFLLWYFAYVLLAAYAHDFMSIKVWGSINIGLIMGLLQFVTTFGITAWYVSYANRKLDPQATVIRQRLEAQIDAANLTKEEV is encoded by the coding sequence ATGGGTAATTCTGCCCACGAAAACGCTGCCGGTCCCGTGGACTTTGTGGCGGAGCAGAACTCGGAAGAGTTCCAGAAGCTCAAGAAGTCCCACCGGAGTTTTGTCCTGCCTGTAGCCGCCGGCTTCCTGCTGTGGTACTTCGCGTACGTGCTGCTCGCCGCCTACGCGCACGACTTCATGTCCATCAAGGTGTGGGGCAGCATCAACATCGGCCTCATCATGGGCCTGCTGCAGTTTGTCACCACCTTCGGCATCACCGCTTGGTATGTCAGCTACGCCAACCGCAAGCTCGATCCCCAGGCGACAGTGATTCGCCAGCGACTGGAAGCGCAGATCGACGCAGCCAACCTGACCAAGGAAGAGGTCTAG
- a CDS encoding sensor histidine kinase, whose amino-acid sequence MSDSTLLLIIAIAAVVAAAAVVALVGFRLSRSYRELGTEAEHATFAALHSAAAAGEQLRNGLEPAGAFKASRQLRTLLNCAAFAMTDDARLLAWDGTGAAAREPESGVVMALAAKALSNGRTQVATLDPEMRRSLGLPLDGDLKAAVICPLKVDSRAVGTVIILSKAPTAGLVRATNEVAAWVSAQLELAELSSSRTLLAEAEVRALRAQISPHFIYNSLNAIASFINTDPQRARDLVVEFADFTRYSFRRHGDFTTLAEELRCIDRYLLLENARFGDRLQVSLQIAPEVLSTVIPFLSLQPLVENAVRHGLEAKVGKGLVQIGARDLGAFTEVTIEDDGVGMDPEQLRLVLGGHHDGSHVGLRNVDARLRQVYGDDHGLTIDTGVGHGMLITMTVPKNQPGHDA is encoded by the coding sequence CTGAGCGATTCCACGCTCCTGCTGATCATCGCCATCGCAGCCGTTGTGGCGGCTGCCGCCGTCGTTGCCCTGGTGGGTTTCAGGCTCTCCCGCTCCTACCGTGAGCTGGGCACCGAGGCCGAGCATGCCACCTTCGCGGCCCTCCACTCGGCCGCGGCCGCGGGCGAACAGCTGCGCAACGGCCTGGAGCCTGCGGGCGCATTCAAGGCCAGCCGGCAGCTTCGCACGCTGCTGAACTGCGCCGCCTTCGCCATGACCGACGACGCCCGTCTCCTGGCCTGGGACGGCACCGGCGCCGCCGCCCGCGAACCTGAGTCCGGCGTCGTCATGGCCTTGGCGGCCAAGGCGCTCAGCAACGGCCGCACCCAGGTGGCCACCCTGGACCCGGAGATGCGCCGCTCGCTGGGGCTGCCGCTGGACGGGGACCTGAAGGCCGCCGTGATCTGCCCGTTGAAAGTGGATTCCCGGGCGGTGGGCACCGTGATCATCCTGTCCAAGGCGCCGACGGCGGGGCTCGTGCGGGCCACGAACGAGGTGGCGGCATGGGTGTCGGCGCAGCTGGAGCTGGCCGAGCTGAGCTCCTCGCGCACCCTGCTGGCGGAGGCGGAGGTGCGGGCGCTGCGGGCACAGATCAGCCCCCACTTCATCTACAACTCGCTCAACGCGATCGCCTCGTTCATCAACACCGACCCGCAGCGCGCCCGGGACCTGGTGGTGGAGTTCGCCGACTTCACCCGGTACTCCTTCCGCCGGCACGGGGACTTCACCACGCTGGCCGAGGAGCTGCGCTGCATCGACCGCTACCTGCTGCTGGAGAACGCCCGCTTCGGCGACCGGCTGCAGGTCAGCCTGCAGATTGCGCCCGAAGTGCTGAGCACAGTCATCCCGTTCCTGAGCTTGCAGCCGCTGGTGGAAAACGCCGTCCGGCACGGCCTGGAGGCCAAGGTGGGGAAGGGCCTGGTGCAGATCGGGGCCCGGGACTTGGGCGCCTTCACGGAGGTCACCATCGAGGACGACGGCGTGGGGATGGATCCGGAGCAGCTGCGGCTGGTGCTGGGCGGCCACCATGACGGGAGCCATGTGGGCCTGCGCAACGTCGATGCCCGGCTGCGGCAGGTGTACGGCGACGACCACGGGCTCACGATTGACACCGGCGTGGGCCACGGGATGCTGATCACCATGACCGTGCCCAAAAACCAGCCCGGGCACGACGCATAA
- a CDS encoding LytR/AlgR family response regulator transcription factor: MINVLVADDDLPAVEEIAFLLGRDPRIGTIHRATSGAEALELLSRHTVEAAFLDIHMPGLSGLELAQVIGRSPNPPVVVFVTADDDRALEAFELAAVDYLLKPLRTERLTRTVDRVVELVAHPAAAEEVEMITVDQGGTSRIIRLDEVKFVQAQGDYARLHTAEASYLIRVPLADLEQRWADSGFVRIHRSYLVCMQFVSSLKLSAAKPTVSVGSAVLPVSRRHVPVLREHLQATRVRPLP; the protein is encoded by the coding sequence ATGATCAATGTGCTTGTCGCCGACGACGATCTTCCCGCCGTTGAGGAAATCGCGTTCCTCCTGGGCAGGGACCCGCGCATCGGCACCATCCACCGGGCCACCAGCGGCGCCGAGGCCCTGGAGCTGCTGTCGCGGCACACGGTTGAGGCGGCATTCCTTGACATCCACATGCCGGGCCTGAGCGGCCTGGAACTGGCGCAGGTCATTGGCCGCAGCCCCAACCCTCCCGTGGTGGTGTTTGTGACAGCCGACGACGACCGGGCACTCGAGGCGTTTGAGCTCGCCGCCGTCGACTACCTGCTCAAGCCCCTGCGCACCGAACGCCTCACCCGCACCGTGGACCGCGTGGTGGAGCTTGTGGCGCATCCGGCCGCCGCCGAGGAGGTCGAGATGATCACCGTGGACCAGGGCGGCACCAGCCGGATCATCCGCCTGGACGAGGTGAAGTTTGTGCAGGCCCAGGGCGACTATGCCAGGCTGCACACGGCCGAGGCCAGCTACTTGATCCGTGTCCCCCTCGCCGATCTTGAACAGCGCTGGGCGGACTCCGGTTTTGTGCGGATCCACCGCTCCTACCTGGTGTGCATGCAGTTTGTCTCATCCCTGAAGCTCAGTGCGGCCAAGCCCACAGTCTCGGTGGGCAGCGCCGTGCTCCCCGTCAGCCGCCGGCACGTGCCGGTCCTGCGCGAGCACCTGCAGGCCACCCGGGTCCGGCCGCTGCCGTGA
- a CDS encoding cation acetate symporter, with the protein MNPAIGYTALILVSIATTVIGFYGLRISRTTSDFYVASRTVRPWWNASAIGGEYLSAASFLGIAGLITISGIDALWFPIGYTAGYLMLLFFVAAPLRRSGAYTIPDFAEARLDSAAARAVTSVLVVVVGWFYIVPQLHGAALTIRITTGLPSWVGAAVVVAIVVVTVVTGGMRSITFVQAFQYWLKLTALAVPAVFILLMLSGNPGASGTPLPPPAELFPPAGPLTADSTYRTLSLMVALSFGTLGLPHVLVRFYTNPDGAAARRTTLIVLGLLSIFYLFPTIYGVLGRVFLPNLAGSYPDATVLLLPGKLIGGLGGDVLSALVVAGAFAAFLSTTSGLVVSLAGVISQDMLGGSVKGFRIAALFAAVVPLGVALMTDSLALAGSVGLVFAFTASTICPLLLLGIWWRGLTDAGAVAGMLTGAVLCGTAIMWGARLGPSSLWREVLTQPAAWTVPAAFLVTIVVSRATKHRTSATMGRFMTKLHVPERPLAVKDPRS; encoded by the coding sequence ATGAATCCGGCCATTGGCTACACGGCACTGATCCTGGTCTCCATCGCCACCACGGTGATCGGTTTCTACGGCCTGCGCATCTCCCGGACCACCAGCGACTTTTACGTGGCCTCGCGCACCGTGCGGCCCTGGTGGAACGCCTCGGCCATCGGCGGCGAATACCTGTCCGCGGCCAGCTTCCTGGGCATTGCCGGACTCATCACAATCTCCGGCATCGACGCCCTCTGGTTCCCGATCGGCTACACCGCCGGTTACCTCATGCTGCTGTTCTTTGTGGCGGCACCGCTGCGCCGCTCCGGCGCCTACACCATCCCCGACTTTGCCGAGGCCCGGCTGGACTCTGCCGCAGCCCGCGCGGTGACAAGCGTGCTGGTGGTTGTGGTGGGCTGGTTCTACATTGTCCCGCAGCTGCACGGCGCCGCACTCACCATCCGCATCACCACCGGCCTGCCTTCCTGGGTGGGCGCCGCCGTCGTGGTGGCCATTGTTGTGGTGACCGTGGTGACCGGTGGCATGCGTTCCATCACCTTCGTCCAGGCGTTCCAATACTGGCTCAAGCTCACCGCGCTGGCCGTGCCCGCCGTGTTCATCCTGCTCATGCTCTCCGGCAACCCTGGCGCCTCCGGCACCCCGCTGCCGCCGCCTGCCGAACTATTTCCGCCCGCCGGCCCGCTGACCGCCGATTCCACCTACCGCACGCTCTCGCTCATGGTGGCACTGTCGTTCGGGACGTTGGGCCTGCCGCACGTCCTGGTCCGCTTTTACACCAATCCCGACGGCGCAGCCGCCCGCCGCACAACCCTGATCGTGCTGGGGCTGCTGTCCATCTTTTACCTTTTCCCCACCATCTACGGGGTGCTGGGGCGCGTGTTCCTGCCCAACCTTGCGGGCAGCTACCCCGACGCCACCGTCCTGCTGCTGCCCGGGAAGCTCATTGGCGGGCTGGGCGGGGATGTCCTTTCCGCCTTGGTGGTGGCAGGGGCGTTTGCCGCATTCCTGTCCACCACGTCCGGGCTGGTGGTCTCGCTGGCGGGCGTCATCAGCCAAGACATGCTGGGCGGGAGCGTCAAGGGGTTCCGGATCGCGGCCCTGTTTGCCGCCGTCGTGCCGCTCGGAGTGGCGCTGATGACGGATTCGCTGGCCCTGGCCGGAAGTGTTGGCCTGGTGTTTGCCTTCACGGCCTCCACGATCTGCCCCCTGCTTCTACTGGGGATCTGGTGGCGCGGGCTCACCGATGCCGGTGCCGTGGCCGGGATGCTGACGGGGGCCGTGCTGTGCGGTACGGCAATCATGTGGGGTGCCCGGCTTGGCCCCAGTTCACTGTGGCGCGAGGTGTTGACACAGCCCGCGGCCTGGACGGTCCCGGCCGCGTTCCTGGTCACGATTGTGGTCTCCCGCGCCACGAAGCACCGGACCAGCGCAACCATGGGACGCTTCATGACCAAGCTGCACGTCCCGGAACGGCCGCTGGCAGTGAAGGATCCGCGCAGCTGA
- a CDS encoding DivIVA domain-containing protein, with protein MEQRTRTRSKFKLVGPKEVGYNVKQVDLFLEQARAYFLNADTQDRSITSHDVRTASFDAAKGGYSAQAVDAAMDRIEDEFVLREKELLIAAKGEKAWMMKIGKTASVLRARLHRPDGERFRRPSKRNAQSYDTYDVDMLCRELLVYIEDNGELSVDVVRRAVFAPAKGYDGYEESQVDAFLDKVVELMAAIDPLPGK; from the coding sequence ATGGAACAAAGAACCCGCACCAGGTCGAAGTTCAAGCTGGTTGGCCCCAAGGAAGTTGGGTACAACGTCAAGCAGGTCGACCTCTTTCTGGAGCAGGCGCGTGCCTATTTCCTGAACGCCGACACCCAGGACAGGTCCATCACGAGCCATGACGTGCGTACGGCCTCCTTCGATGCAGCCAAGGGCGGCTACAGTGCGCAGGCCGTGGATGCCGCCATGGACCGGATCGAGGACGAGTTCGTGCTCCGCGAGAAGGAACTGCTGATCGCCGCCAAGGGCGAAAAGGCGTGGATGATGAAGATCGGCAAGACGGCATCCGTGCTGCGTGCCCGGTTGCACAGGCCCGACGGTGAACGCTTCCGCCGCCCCAGCAAGCGCAACGCCCAAAGCTACGACACCTACGACGTCGACATGCTGTGCCGTGAGCTGCTGGTCTACATCGAGGACAACGGAGAGCTGAGCGTTGATGTTGTGCGCCGCGCCGTCTTTGCCCCGGCCAAGGGATACGACGGCTACGAGGAAAGCCAGGTGGATGCCTTTCTCGACAAGGTGGTTGAACTGATGGCCGCCATCGACCCGCTGCCGGGCAAGTAG
- a CDS encoding phosphatidate cytidylyltransferase has product MPAEAAAKVPRTPKAGRDLPAAIGVGLTLLVLVIGTLLFYPVGFVGLATIFVGVGVWEVSRAIAGKGIATPLTPVMVGALAMPACAYFAGPEGLLFALVASVAATVLWRSLDSEPGAVKSILAGVFALMWIPFLLSFVFLMLRGEEGPTTGLTLDLGNISPGVLEVIIMLLLVVANDTFGYLVGVLFGKHPMAPKISPKKSWEGFAGSLAGAAAVGILATVFILEQPWWVGLALAVGMVFAGTGGDFAESMVKRELGVKDMSNLLPGHGGVMDRLDSILFAAPVAYAIFTVLGRF; this is encoded by the coding sequence CTGCCCGCGGAGGCAGCCGCCAAGGTGCCCCGGACGCCCAAGGCCGGGCGCGACCTGCCGGCCGCGATCGGGGTCGGCCTCACGCTGCTGGTGCTTGTCATCGGCACATTGCTGTTCTACCCGGTGGGCTTTGTTGGGCTGGCCACGATTTTTGTTGGTGTCGGCGTGTGGGAGGTGAGCCGGGCCATTGCCGGCAAGGGCATCGCCACCCCGCTGACCCCCGTCATGGTGGGGGCGCTGGCGATGCCGGCGTGCGCCTACTTTGCCGGTCCCGAGGGGCTGCTGTTTGCACTGGTGGCCAGTGTGGCCGCGACAGTGCTGTGGCGTTCCCTGGATTCGGAGCCGGGCGCGGTGAAGAGCATCCTCGCCGGGGTGTTCGCGCTCATGTGGATTCCGTTCCTGCTCAGCTTTGTGTTCCTGATGCTGCGCGGCGAGGAAGGGCCCACCACCGGCCTGACACTCGACTTGGGGAACATCAGCCCGGGTGTGCTGGAGGTGATCATCATGCTGCTGCTGGTGGTTGCCAACGACACCTTCGGCTATCTGGTGGGCGTCCTGTTCGGCAAGCACCCCATGGCGCCGAAGATCAGCCCCAAGAAGTCGTGGGAAGGCTTCGCCGGATCCCTGGCCGGGGCCGCCGCAGTGGGCATCCTGGCCACCGTGTTCATTCTGGAACAGCCCTGGTGGGTGGGACTGGCCCTTGCAGTCGGCATGGTGTTTGCCGGCACCGGCGGAGACTTCGCCGAGTCCATGGTCAAGCGGGAGCTGGGTGTGAAGGACATGAGCAACCTGCTCCCCGGCCACGGCGGCGTCATGGACAGGCTGGATTCAATTTTGTTCGCCGCACCCGTGGCATACGCGATCTTTACCGTACTAGGCCGGTTCTAG
- the frr gene encoding ribosome recycling factor translates to MIEEALLEAEEKMDKAIEVAKEEFAAVRTGRANPAMFHKVMVEYYGSPTPLQQLASFAVPEARTLLITPFDKTALHDIERALSSSEVGANPSNDGNVIRIIMPELTQERRKEYVKIVRTKGEDAKISVRNIRRKAKEQLDKLVKDGDAGEDEGSRAEKELDALTKSHTDNIDELLKRKEVELLEV, encoded by the coding sequence GTGATCGAAGAAGCTTTGCTCGAGGCCGAGGAAAAGATGGACAAGGCCATTGAGGTTGCCAAAGAGGAATTCGCCGCTGTCCGCACGGGCCGCGCCAACCCGGCCATGTTCCACAAGGTCATGGTCGAGTACTACGGTTCGCCCACGCCGCTGCAGCAGTTGGCCTCCTTCGCGGTGCCCGAAGCCCGCACCCTGCTCATCACGCCGTTCGACAAGACGGCCCTGCATGACATCGAGCGCGCACTGAGCTCCTCCGAGGTTGGCGCCAACCCGTCCAACGACGGCAACGTCATCCGCATCATCATGCCGGAACTGACCCAGGAACGCCGCAAGGAATACGTCAAGATCGTGCGCACCAAGGGTGAGGATGCGAAGATCTCCGTCCGCAACATCCGCCGCAAGGCCAAGGAGCAGCTTGACAAGCTGGTCAAGGACGGCGACGCAGGCGAGGACGAGGGCAGCCGCGCCGAGAAGGAACTCGACGCGCTGACCAAGTCCCACACGGACAACATCGATGAACTGCTCAAGCGCAAGGAAGTCGAGCTTCTCGAGGTCTGA
- the pyrH gene encoding UMP kinase: MTTNITPTEANTPRPATEVEAPAVPGKRRRVLLKLSGEVFGAGKLGVDPDTIRDIAKQIASTVDQVEVAIVVGGGNFFRGAELSASGMDRSRADYMGMLGTVMNCLALQDFLEQAGVDTRVQSAITMGQVAEAYIPRRAIRHLEKSRVVIFGAGAGLPYFSTDTVAAQRALEVHADVVLMAKNGVDGVYTADPKKDPTAVKLDHLSYDEAMARDIRVMDQTAFSLCKDNNVTMLVFGMEGEGNVARAILGEDLGTLVTP; this comes from the coding sequence ATGACCACAAACATCACCCCGACCGAAGCGAACACCCCGCGTCCCGCAACCGAGGTCGAGGCCCCCGCGGTTCCCGGCAAGCGCCGCCGCGTGCTGCTGAAGCTCTCCGGCGAGGTTTTCGGCGCCGGCAAGCTGGGCGTGGACCCGGACACCATCCGTGACATCGCCAAGCAGATCGCCAGCACCGTGGACCAGGTTGAAGTGGCCATTGTGGTGGGCGGCGGCAACTTCTTCCGCGGCGCCGAACTCTCCGCCTCCGGCATGGACCGCTCCCGCGCCGACTACATGGGCATGCTCGGCACCGTCATGAACTGCCTGGCACTGCAGGACTTCCTGGAGCAGGCCGGCGTGGACACCCGCGTCCAGAGCGCCATCACCATGGGCCAGGTCGCCGAGGCCTACATTCCCCGCCGCGCCATCCGCCACCTCGAGAAGAGCCGCGTGGTCATCTTCGGCGCCGGCGCCGGCCTGCCCTACTTCTCCACCGACACCGTCGCGGCCCAGCGTGCGCTGGAAGTCCATGCCGACGTCGTGCTCATGGCCAAGAATGGCGTGGACGGCGTCTACACGGCTGACCCCAAGAAGGACCCCACCGCCGTCAAGCTGGACCACCTCAGCTACGACGAGGCGATGGCCCGCGACATCCGCGTCATGGACCAGACAGCCTTCAGCCTCTGCAAGGACAACAACGTCACCATGCTGGTCTTTGGCATGGAAGGCGAAGGCAATGTGGCCCGGGCAATTCTCGGCGAGGACCTGGGTACGCTGGTCACCCCGTAA
- the tsf gene encoding translation elongation factor Ts yields the protein MANYTAADIKALRERTGAGMMDVKKALDEANGDADKAMELIRIKGLKGATKREGRSTAEGLVAATVENGVGVMVEVNCETDFVAKAAPFIDFANKVLATAVSSGAADVEALLAVDVDGTPMSEVVIEAGALLGEKVAVRRLARVEGATVDAYLHKTSKDLPAQVGVLFAVDGDNQEVAHDVAVHIAAMSPTFLTRDEVAADVVESERRIATETAQAEGKPEAAMTKIVEGRLTGFFKEIVLVDQSFAKDAKKSVGAVLEEAGVKPVAFARFRVGA from the coding sequence ATGGCGAACTACACCGCCGCTGATATTAAGGCTCTGCGCGAGCGCACTGGCGCTGGCATGATGGACGTCAAGAAGGCTCTCGACGAGGCAAACGGCGACGCCGACAAGGCCATGGAGCTCATCCGCATCAAGGGCCTCAAGGGTGCCACGAAGCGTGAAGGCCGCTCCACCGCTGAAGGCCTTGTTGCCGCAACCGTTGAAAACGGTGTTGGCGTCATGGTCGAGGTCAACTGCGAGACCGACTTCGTTGCCAAGGCTGCCCCCTTCATCGACTTCGCCAACAAGGTGCTGGCCACGGCCGTCTCCTCCGGCGCAGCCGACGTTGAGGCACTGCTGGCCGTTGACGTTGACGGCACGCCCATGTCCGAGGTTGTCATCGAAGCCGGCGCTCTGCTGGGCGAAAAGGTGGCCGTCCGCCGCCTGGCCCGCGTTGAAGGCGCCACGGTTGACGCCTACCTGCACAAGACGTCCAAGGACCTCCCCGCACAGGTTGGCGTGCTCTTCGCCGTCGACGGTGACAACCAGGAAGTCGCACACGACGTAGCCGTGCACATCGCCGCCATGTCCCCGACGTTCCTGACCCGCGACGAAGTTGCTGCAGACGTCGTTGAAAGCGAACGCCGCATCGCCACCGAAACTGCACAGGCAGAGGGCAAGCCCGAAGCAGCCATGACCAAGATCGTTGAAGGCCGCCTGACCGGCTTCTTCAAGGAGATCGTCCTGGTTGACCAGTCCTTCGCCAAGGATGCCAAGAAGAGCGTTGGCGCTGTGCTGGAAGAAGCCGGCGTCAAGCCGGTTGCCTTCGCACGCTTCCGCGTGGGCGCATAG
- the rpsB gene encoding 30S ribosomal protein S2, translated as MPVVTMRQLLDSGVHFGHQTRRWNPKMKRFILTERNGIYIIDLQQSLSFIDRAYEFVKATVAHGGTVLFVGTKKQAQEAIAEQATRVGQPYVNQRWLGGMLTNFQTVSKRIQRMKELEEINFDDVASSGHTKKELLLLKRELTKLQTNLGGIRNLTKAPSVIWVVDTPKEHLAIDEAHKLNIPVVAILDSNCNPDEVDFPIPGNDDAIRSVALLTRVIADAVAEGLIARNQKASGNAEAPAEPLAEWERELLEGDKAAAPAEAAVEAPAEAAVEAPAEAVVEAPAEAATEK; from the coding sequence ATGCCCGTCGTAACAATGCGCCAGCTGCTTGACAGCGGCGTCCACTTTGGACACCAGACCCGTCGTTGGAACCCGAAGATGAAGCGCTTCATCCTCACCGAGCGCAACGGCATCTACATCATCGACCTGCAGCAGTCGCTGTCCTTCATTGACCGCGCGTACGAGTTCGTGAAGGCCACCGTTGCACACGGCGGCACCGTCCTCTTCGTCGGCACCAAGAAGCAGGCTCAGGAAGCAATTGCCGAGCAGGCAACCCGCGTGGGCCAGCCCTACGTCAACCAGCGCTGGCTCGGTGGCATGCTCACCAACTTCCAGACTGTTTCCAAGCGCATCCAGCGCATGAAGGAACTCGAAGAAATCAACTTCGACGACGTTGCTTCCTCGGGCCACACCAAGAAGGAGCTCCTGCTCCTCAAGCGTGAACTCACCAAGCTGCAGACCAACCTCGGCGGCATCCGCAACCTGACCAAGGCCCCCTCGGTCATCTGGGTTGTTGACACCCCGAAGGAACACCTCGCCATCGACGAGGCACACAAGCTGAACATCCCCGTTGTGGCCATCCTGGACTCCAACTGCAACCCGGACGAAGTTGACTTCCCGATCCCGGGCAACGACGACGCCATCCGCTCCGTTGCACTGCTGACCCGCGTGATCGCCGACGCCGTTGCAGAAGGCCTCATCGCCCGCAACCAGAAGGCCAGCGGCAACGCAGAAGCACCGGCCGAGCCCCTCGCCGAGTGGGAGCGCGAACTCCTCGAAGGCGACAAGGCTGCTGCTCCGGCAGAAGCTGCTGTTGAAGCCCCGGCCGAGGCTGCTGTTGAAGCACCCGCCGAAGCTGTTGTTGAGGCACCTGCCGAAGCTGCAACCGAGAAGTAA
- a CDS encoding M23 family metallopeptidase — protein sequence MRTTATARLMALLCAALFLSLIIAPSTTAAVPLPASLAWGWPLAGKPAVANAFDPPAKPWLAGHRGVDLAAEQDAAVLAPSSGVVTFSGVVVNRGVLTIAEPGGLRISLEPVVSELRAGDAVVKGQQLGVLQGPTHCDGAGATCLHWGVRRGEEYLDPLQFIMDLRPSILLPLS from the coding sequence ATGCGCACCACAGCCACCGCCCGCCTCATGGCCCTGTTGTGCGCCGCGCTCTTCTTGTCCTTGATCATTGCTCCAAGCACGACGGCGGCAGTCCCCCTTCCTGCCTCACTCGCCTGGGGCTGGCCCCTGGCCGGGAAGCCCGCGGTCGCCAACGCCTTCGACCCGCCGGCCAAGCCGTGGCTGGCCGGGCACCGGGGCGTTGACCTGGCCGCCGAACAGGATGCCGCCGTGCTGGCGCCCTCCAGCGGTGTGGTGACCTTTTCCGGCGTCGTGGTCAACAGGGGCGTGCTGACCATTGCCGAGCCGGGCGGGCTGCGGATCAGCCTGGAGCCGGTGGTGTCGGAGCTGCGGGCCGGCGACGCCGTGGTGAAGGGGCAGCAGCTCGGCGTGCTGCAGGGGCCTACGCATTGCGACGGCGCCGGCGCCACCTGCCTGCATTGGGGCGTGCGGCGCGGGGAGGAGTACCTGGATCCACTGCAGTTCATCATGGACCTGCGCCCCTCGATACTCCTCCCCCTCAGCTGA
- a CDS encoding acyl-CoA dehydrogenase family protein yields MAKPAIDVNNLPYADGDFYGFEQLLTEKEREKLQELRDFLAKEVKPIAVDCWNRAEFPMEIIPKLAELDIMSLVHRQGYSSLFAGLAHAEFTRADSSLATFMGVHDGLFTGSIEALASEEQKAAWLPDIYAMKKIGAFGLTEPLGGSDVAGGTRTTAVRDGENWILNGAKRWIGNATFSDWVVIYARDVADNQVKAFMVDTALPGYSATKIENKTALRTVQNADIVLENVVIPDSFKLAGGNSFRDTNKVLKVTRLAVAWQAVGQQLAAFDVARRYAVERHQFGRPIASFQMVQDQLVKMLGNIVASTGMMVRLAQLEDLGQAKDEQSALAKAFTTARMRETVAMGRSLLGGNGIVTDYEMAKIFADAEAIYSYEGTYEINTLVTGRAITGISAIV; encoded by the coding sequence GTGGCCAAGCCCGCAATCGATGTCAACAACCTCCCGTATGCAGACGGCGACTTCTACGGGTTCGAGCAGCTGCTCACTGAGAAGGAGCGCGAAAAGCTGCAGGAGCTGCGCGACTTCCTGGCCAAGGAGGTCAAGCCGATCGCCGTGGACTGCTGGAACCGTGCAGAGTTTCCCATGGAGATCATCCCCAAGCTCGCGGAACTGGACATCATGAGCCTGGTCCACCGCCAGGGCTACTCGAGCCTGTTCGCCGGACTGGCGCATGCGGAGTTCACCCGTGCCGATTCGTCGCTGGCCACGTTCATGGGCGTCCACGACGGCCTGTTCACCGGATCCATCGAGGCGCTGGCCTCCGAGGAGCAGAAGGCCGCCTGGCTGCCGGACATCTACGCCATGAAAAAGATCGGCGCCTTCGGCCTGACCGAACCGCTCGGCGGATCGGACGTTGCCGGCGGCACGCGCACCACGGCGGTGCGCGACGGAGAGAATTGGATCCTCAACGGCGCCAAGCGCTGGATCGGCAACGCCACCTTCTCTGACTGGGTGGTCATCTACGCCCGCGACGTGGCCGACAACCAGGTCAAGGCCTTCATGGTCGACACCGCACTTCCCGGCTACAGCGCCACAAAGATTGAGAACAAGACGGCCCTGCGCACCGTCCAGAACGCGGACATCGTGCTGGAAAACGTGGTGATACCGGACAGTTTCAAGCTGGCCGGCGGCAACAGCTTCCGCGACACCAACAAGGTCCTGAAGGTCACCCGCCTTGCCGTCGCCTGGCAGGCCGTGGGCCAGCAGCTGGCCGCCTTCGACGTGGCGCGGCGCTACGCCGTGGAACGCCATCAGTTTGGCCGGCCGATCGCCTCCTTCCAGATGGTCCAGGACCAGCTCGTGAAGATGCTCGGGAACATCGTTGCCTCCACCGGCATGATGGTGCGCCTCGCGCAGCTGGAAGACCTCGGCCAGGCCAAGGACGAGCAGTCCGCCCTCGCCAAGGCCTTCACCACAGCCCGCATGCGCGAAACCGTTGCCATGGGCCGCAGCCTCCTGGGTGGCAACGGCATCGTCACCGACTACGAGATGGCCAAGATCTTCGCCGACGCCGAGGCGATCTACTCCTACGAAGGCACGTACGAGATCAACACGCTCGTCACCGGCCGGGCCATCACCGGCATCTCAGCCATCGTGTAG